The Rhizobium leguminosarum genome includes a region encoding these proteins:
- a CDS encoding outer membrane lipoprotein carrier protein LolA, with product MSHSDTFLSGLTVTRRDLLRAFAVAAIASAIPLGAYAQAAAPASGTAQAIADHFSGVTTMQGEFVQFGPRGEQTGGKFFIQRPGKLRFNYDDPSPMRVIADGRNVAIGNMKLKTWDLYPLSKTPLSLLLAQRIDLSAGMVKGVKEESDLTTIALGNNTVFGNSTITMMFDPKTYDLRQWTITDNQGKDTSVMIFNVKTGMQFDDRVFRVPYETIPGTPQSRD from the coding sequence ATGAGTCACTCCGATACCTTCCTCTCCGGCCTGACGGTAACGCGCCGCGACCTTCTCCGCGCCTTTGCAGTCGCTGCGATAGCGAGCGCCATTCCCCTTGGCGCTTATGCGCAGGCGGCAGCTCCCGCCTCCGGCACGGCGCAGGCGATCGCCGATCATTTTTCCGGCGTCACGACGATGCAGGGCGAATTCGTGCAGTTCGGCCCGCGCGGCGAACAGACCGGCGGCAAGTTCTTCATCCAGCGCCCCGGCAAGCTGCGCTTCAACTATGATGATCCGTCGCCGATGCGGGTGATCGCCGACGGCAGGAACGTCGCCATCGGCAATATGAAGCTCAAGACCTGGGATCTCTATCCGCTGTCCAAGACCCCGCTCAGCCTGCTCCTGGCGCAGCGCATCGATCTGTCGGCCGGCATGGTGAAGGGCGTGAAGGAAGAGTCTGACCTGACGACGATCGCACTCGGCAACAATACGGTGTTCGGAAACTCGACCATTACCATGATGTTCGACCCGAAGACCTACGACCTGCGTCAGTGGACGATCACCGACAATCAGGGCAAGGACACCTCGGTGATGATCTTCAACGTCAAAACCGGCATGCAGTTCGACGATCGCGTCTTCCGCGTGCCCTATGAGACCATTCCAGGCACGCCTCAATCGCGCGATTGA